Proteins encoded in a region of the Pseudomonas denitrificans (nom. rej.) genome:
- the cfaB gene encoding C17 cyclopropane fatty acid synthase CfaB → MKANLPSELLSLQLPLRIRIGEAQVFDLGPDPQVTLVVRDPTLLTEITHPSLDILGRAYVESRMDIEGPMQEVIATADALSAALGDDDDDADYVRESHDKATDAEAIHYHYDLSNAFYQLWLDPEMVYSCAYYETGNENLASAQLAKLRHLCRKLRLKPGEKLLDVGCGWGGLARLAAREFGAQVHGITLSEEQLRLGRERVKAEGLEGKVTLELRDYRDLPRDGRYDKVVSVGMFEHVGHANLGLYFQHLYDAVRPGGLVMNHGITSSNTDGRPVGRGAGDFIDRYVFPHGELPHLSLAVARMSEAGLEVVDVEGLRLHYARTLDFWSNSLEARLAEAAKLVPDQALRIWRLYLAGCAYGFKKGWINLHQILASKPHTDGGHEVPWSRRDLYA, encoded by the coding sequence ATGAAAGCCAATCTGCCCTCTGAGTTGCTGTCCCTGCAGTTGCCGCTGCGTATCCGCATCGGCGAGGCCCAGGTCTTCGACCTCGGCCCCGACCCGCAGGTAACTCTGGTTGTCCGCGATCCCACGCTGCTGACCGAGATCACCCATCCCAGCCTCGATATCCTCGGTCGCGCCTACGTGGAGAGCCGCATGGACATCGAGGGGCCGATGCAGGAAGTGATCGCCACGGCCGACGCCCTGAGCGCCGCGCTGGGTGACGACGACGACGATGCCGACTACGTGCGCGAAAGCCACGACAAGGCCACCGACGCCGAAGCCATCCATTACCACTACGACCTGTCCAACGCGTTCTACCAGCTCTGGCTCGACCCGGAAATGGTGTACTCCTGCGCCTACTACGAGACCGGCAACGAAAACCTGGCCAGCGCCCAGCTCGCCAAGCTGCGTCACCTGTGCCGCAAGCTGCGCCTGAAACCGGGCGAGAAGCTGCTCGACGTCGGCTGCGGCTGGGGCGGGCTGGCGCGCCTGGCGGCGCGGGAATTCGGCGCACAGGTGCACGGCATCACCCTCAGCGAGGAGCAGCTCAGGCTCGGCCGCGAGCGGGTCAAGGCGGAAGGACTGGAAGGCAAGGTGACCCTGGAATTGCGCGACTACCGTGACCTGCCGCGCGATGGCCGCTACGACAAGGTGGTCAGCGTCGGCATGTTCGAACACGTCGGCCACGCCAACCTGGGCCTCTACTTCCAGCACCTGTACGACGCGGTGCGGCCGGGCGGGCTGGTGATGAACCACGGCATCACCTCCAGCAACACCGACGGCCGCCCGGTCGGGCGCGGCGCGGGTGACTTCATCGACCGCTACGTGTTCCCCCACGGCGAGCTGCCGCACCTGTCGCTGGCCGTCGCCCGCATGAGCGAGGCGGGGCTCGAAGTGGTCGACGTCGAAGGGCTGCGCCTGCACTACGCGCGCACCCTGGACTTCTGGAGCAACAGCCTCGAGGCCAGGCTGGCCGAGGCGGCAAAACTGGTGCCCGACCAGGCCCTGCGCATCTGGCGCCTGTATCTGGCCGGTTGTGCCTACGGCTTCAAGAAGGGCTGGATCAACCTGCACCAGATTCTCGCCAGCAAGCCGCATACCGACGGCGGCCACGAAGTGCCCTGGAGCCGCCGCGACCTCTACGCCTGA
- the folE2 gene encoding GTP cyclohydrolase FolE2, which yields MTALLPDIACQTTRLPIPLDWVGMQGIAVPLRIAGERVAAYADAGVSLDEADARGIHMSRLYLALEALADAELSPALLHALLRQFLRSHAQLSRRASLTLRFELLLRRPALVSPLSGWKRYACEIHAQLEDDALHLELHLNLPYSSTCPCSAALARQLIQERFDADFADRPLKASEVRAWLGSPQGIVATPHSQRSEAQLNLRLDPTAPTFAFSELIDHAEDALGTAVQTAVKRADEQAFALANGQNLMFCEDAARRLHRALLQREEVSGFEVRVVHAESLHAHDAVAVSRWVRD from the coding sequence ATGACCGCCCTGCTCCCCGATATCGCCTGCCAAACCACCCGCCTGCCCATCCCGCTCGACTGGGTCGGCATGCAAGGCATCGCCGTGCCGCTGCGTATCGCTGGCGAGCGCGTTGCCGCCTATGCCGACGCCGGCGTCAGCCTCGACGAAGCCGACGCGCGCGGCATCCACATGTCGCGGCTGTACCTGGCGCTGGAGGCGCTGGCGGATGCGGAGCTTTCACCGGCGCTGCTGCATGCCCTGCTCAGGCAGTTCCTCAGGAGCCACGCGCAGCTTTCCCGGCGCGCCAGCCTGACGCTGCGTTTCGAACTGCTGCTGCGACGCCCGGCGCTGGTCAGCCCACTGAGCGGCTGGAAGCGCTACGCCTGCGAGATCCACGCGCAGCTGGAGGACGATGCGCTGCACCTGGAGTTGCACCTGAATCTGCCCTACTCCTCGACCTGCCCGTGCTCGGCAGCGCTGGCGCGCCAGCTGATCCAGGAGCGCTTCGACGCCGACTTCGCCGACCGCCCGCTGAAGGCCAGCGAGGTCCGCGCCTGGCTCGGCAGCCCGCAGGGCATAGTCGCCACGCCGCACAGCCAGCGCAGCGAGGCACAGCTGAACCTGCGACTCGACCCGACCGCACCGACATTCGCTTTCAGCGAGCTGATCGACCACGCCGAAGACGCCCTCGGCACCGCCGTGCAGACGGCAGTCAAGCGCGCCGACGAACAGGCCTTCGCCCTGGCCAATGGGCAGAACCTGATGTTCTGCGAGGATGCCGCACGCCGGCTGCACCGGGCGCTGTTGCAGCGCGAAGAGGTGTCAGGCTTCGAGGTGCGCGTGGTGCATGCGGAAAGCCTGCACGCCCACGATGCGGTGGCGGTGAGCCGCTGGGTGCGCGACTAG
- a CDS encoding GNAT family N-acetyltransferase codes for MVNFFPDLSLVELSPAQAPWPLLLKADPSREQIESYLPDSRLLALNEADSVRGVLTLTPRESGVAEITSLAVEDEWQERGLGRRLLLAAIEQAREAGLQRLTIATGNSSLAQLGLYQRLGFRIVGIEPDHFVRHYPEPIYENGIQCRDQIRLALDLGA; via the coding sequence ATGGTGAATTTCTTCCCGGACCTGTCCCTCGTCGAACTCTCGCCCGCGCAGGCGCCCTGGCCACTGTTGCTCAAGGCCGACCCCAGCCGCGAACAGATCGAGAGCTACCTGCCCGATTCCCGCCTGCTGGCGCTGAACGAGGCGGATTCCGTGCGCGGTGTGCTGACGCTGACTCCCCGCGAGTCCGGCGTCGCCGAGATCACCAGCCTCGCGGTCGAAGACGAATGGCAGGAGCGCGGCCTGGGCCGCCGCCTGCTGCTGGCGGCCATCGAGCAGGCGCGCGAGGCAGGCCTGCAGCGCCTGACCATCGCCACCGGCAACTCCAGCCTGGCCCAGCTCGGCCTGTACCAGCGCCTGGGCTTCCGCATCGTCGGCATCGAGCCGGATCACTTCGTGCGGCATTACCCCGAGCCGATCTACGAGAACGGCATCCAGTGCCGCGACCAGATTCGCCTGGCGCTCGATCTCGGCGCCTAG